ACCTGAACTGTTAAAATACTCTTCTAAGCCTAGATCGGCCCCACCTGTTTCTTCAAGGCGATAGACATCCATATGATATAATGGCAACCGCCCCATCGAATATTCACGGATCAAGGTAAATGTCGGACTTTTGATATTCCGAGTGATCCCTAATCCTTTGGCCAAGCCCTTGGTAAAAGTCGTTTTACCAGCCCCAAGATCTCCGTCAAGCAAAATAAGCTCGCCACCTTGTAAGCTCATGGCCAACTTTTCTCCAATAGCTATCGTTTCTGCTGCATCTGTTACTTCTACTTGCATTTTATTTACCACCTATCGCTTGCGCGGCCGTGATCAACGCAACTTTATAAACTTCTTCTTCATCACATCCCCGTGAAAGATCGGAAACTGGTTGGTTCAATCCTTGCAAGACTGGGCCGACTGCTTCAAAGCCTCCTAATCTTTGCGCGATCTTATAACCGATATTTCCCGATTGTAGTTCTGGGAAGATAAAAACATTTGCTTGCCCTGCGATCTGTGAGAGCGGGGCTTTTTTAGTTGCTACATCTGGCACAAAGGCAGCATCAAATTGTAGCTCGCCATCAAGCCGTTCTTCTGGGGCAAGTTCATGGGCTAGTTCAACTGCTTCTTTGACTTTATCGACCACTGGACTTTTAGCTGATCCTTTAGTTGAGAAACTCAAGAGCGCGATCCGCGGTTCAATATCAAATAGGCGCGCTGTCTTAGCACTTTCAAGGGCGATCTCAGCTAATTCTTTAGCTGAGGGGTCGATATTGATCGCACAATCTGCAAAAACATAACGCTCTTCGCCCCGAAGCATCACAAAAGCTCCACTTGTCCGACTTACATTTGGCTTTGTTTTGATGATCTGAAGCGCTGGACGTACTGTTTCACCGGTCGAATGGATCGCACCCGAGACCATTCCATCTGCTTGGCCTAAGTACACTAACATCGTTGCAAAATAGTTTACATCCGTCAGTAATTTTTGGGCCTCTTCTACAGTATTCTTGCCCTTGCGGCGTGTGACAAACGCTTGGATCATCTTGTCTTTTTCGCTAGTTGGATAAGTTTTTGGATCTAAGCAGATGACACCTGCTGGTACTTGCGCTCCATTTGTTTTTTCGATCATCGCTTTTTCACCTAAAATGATCGGCGTAAGTAATTTTTCTTTTGCTAAACGTACCGCTGCTCTAACGACACGCTGATCATTTCCTTCTGGGAAAACGATCGTCTTTTTTTGTTCTTTGACTTTAGTTTTTAAACTCGTCAATAGGTCCATTGTTTTTGCCCCCTTTTTAGCTCAAGCCCACTTCGATCGGTAACTGCCAATCGATCGGCTCTTCTCCCATTGCTTGTAAAGCTGTATTAGTTTTTGAAAATGGGCGCGACCCAAAGAACCCACGGCTTGCTGATAATGGGCTTGGATGCGCTGACATCAAGACGATATTTTTCTCTTGATCGATCAAAGAAAGTTTAGCTTGAGCTGCTTTGCCCCAGAGAATAAAGACAACCGGCATCTCTCGGGCCGACAGATGCTTGATCGCTGCATCTGTCAACTGCTCCCAGCCTTTCCCCCGATGTGAGAAAGCTTGCCCATCGCGCACTGTTAAAACAGAATTTAAAAGTAAAACACCTTGTTTGGCCCACTTTTCTAAATATCCATGCTTAACAGGCGCGATTCCAAGATCACTTTGCAGTTCTTTATAAATATTTTGTAAAGAAGGCGGAAGTGCTACACCTGGGCGAACAGAAAAACTCAAGCCATGCGCTTGCCCTGGT
This window of the Ligilactobacillus faecis genome carries:
- the pta gene encoding phosphate acetyltransferase — encoded protein: MDLLTSLKTKVKEQKKTIVFPEGNDQRVVRAAVRLAKEKLLTPIILGEKAMIEKTNGAQVPAGVICLDPKTYPTSEKDKMIQAFVTRRKGKNTVEEAQKLLTDVNYFATMLVYLGQADGMVSGAIHSTGETVRPALQIIKTKPNVSRTSGAFVMLRGEERYVFADCAINIDPSAKELAEIALESAKTARLFDIEPRIALLSFSTKGSAKSPVVDKVKEAVELAHELAPEERLDGELQFDAAFVPDVATKKAPLSQIAGQANVFIFPELQSGNIGYKIAQRLGGFEAVGPVLQGLNQPVSDLSRGCDEEEVYKVALITAAQAIGGK
- a CDS encoding uracil-DNA glycosylase gives rise to the protein MKELIHNDWQQILEPEFETAYYAKLHDFLKYEYSHYDIHPDMYHIFEAFEWTPFSKVKVVILGQDPYHGPGQAHGLSFSVRPGVALPPSLQNIYKELQSDLGIAPVKHGYLEKWAKQGVLLLNSVLTVRDGQAFSHRGKGWEQLTDAAIKHLSAREMPVVFILWGKAAQAKLSLIDQEKNIVLMSAHPSPLSASRGFFGSRPFSKTNTALQAMGEEPIDWQLPIEVGLS
- the tsaE gene encoding tRNA (adenosine(37)-N6)-threonylcarbamoyltransferase complex ATPase subunit type 1 TsaE, which gives rise to MQVEVTDAAETIAIGEKLAMSLQGGELILLDGDLGAGKTTFTKGLAKGLGITRNIKSPTFTLIREYSMGRLPLYHMDVYRLEETGGADLGLEEYFNSSGVSVVEWSQFIQAELPSEYLLVQLKKDPDNDDKRTLIFEAHGKKYQKLLEELR